In Numida meleagris isolate 19003 breed g44 Domestic line chromosome 3, NumMel1.0, whole genome shotgun sequence, the following are encoded in one genomic region:
- the LOC110397092 gene encoding uncharacterized protein LOC110397092 isoform X1, with translation MADFWGMGFFLSLEDYTYYTIFYRILWNMLIIALFDFVMDLWDRRVGVRASAEPGTVTQGGVSVGARVIPGLGWGPCQGGEAVSQQGLARLGRESRGRHGPGPGCALGLWVQLRLLGMLPSHLLLSVPIQRERQRMFQHRGNQENSRVWDFPTSSQHSRMHSSAPTLDDDIYEIICQFNRNLDTLISCLEISNKRILEMPEDSDDSTTWVTASEDSCSSRASPCPLSTSGEEMEAPCPHPKTQENLESSIPERKAEQGLSLSDRKQPDVMLVPTVRHLPFMDEAKKSHLEDPNVKMQAPQHLEKSLSEAVLGQKHSRLPHPRRHMRASILSSFQHRHRQARARKSAAQRRGQLRKSFSTPDAHTQEKKVPVQTASYGVPESTEDQQNWLMHLWLEQYQYVERQKANYVPVQEGSKRVAPSNTAGLVDGRGATVGERNSPRDMARRRQSWNNTAAGWQPEGLLEHAFTGKITSFVRSKLKRIKTVGASILIGVEKKSE, from the exons ATGGCTGATTTCTGGGGAATGGGCTTCTTCCTCAGCCTGGAGGATTACACTTATTACACTATTTTCTACCGTATCCTCTGGAATATGCTGATCATAGCATTATTCGACTTCGTTATGGATTTGTGGGATCGGAGGGTAGGAGTCAGGGCTAGTGCTGAGCCAGGCACTGTAACACAGGGAGGGGTGTCAGTAGGGGCCAGGGTCATCCCAGGTCTGGGCTGGGGGCCCTGCCAGGGAGGAGAGGCCGTGTCCCAGCAGGGCCTGGCCAGGCTCGGCCGGGAGTCCCGGGGCAGGCACGGGCCTGGGCCTGGCTGTGCCCTGGGTTTGTGGGtgcagctgaggctgctggggaTGCTCCCCTCTcacttgctgctttctgtgcccatacagagagagagacagaggatGTTCCAACACAGAGGCAACCAGGAAAATTCTAGAG TTTGGGACTTCCCCACGTCTTCACAGCACTCGAGGATGCA ctcctcagcgCCCACGCTAGATGACGATATCTATGAAATAATCTGTCAGTTCAACAGGAACCTTGATACCTTGATCAGTTGCTTGGAGAT ctcAAACAAGCGCATCTTGGAAATGCCTGAGGACAGCGATGATTCCACCACCTGGGTCACAGCAAGTGAAGACAGCTGCTCTTCAAGGGCATCGCCATGCCCTTTGAGCACCAGTGGCGAGGAAATGGAGGCACCTTGCCCTCACCCGAAAACCCAGGAGAACTTGGAAAGCTCCATCCCAGAAAGGAAAGCGGAGCAGGGACTAAGCCTCAGTGATCGGAAACAGCCTGATGTGATGCTGGTTCCCACGGTGAGGCACCTGCCCTTCATGGATGAGGCTAAGAAAAGTCATCTGGAGGATCCTAATGTGAAAATGCAGGCACCACAGCACCTGGAGAAGAGTTTGTCAGAGGCTGTCCTGGGGCAGAAACATTCCCGGCTTCCCCATCCACGGAGGCATATGAGGGCGTCCATCCTCTCGTCCTtccagcacaggcacaggcaAGCTCGGGCAAGGAAGTCAGCAGCGCAGCGCCGTGGTCAACTTCGAAAATCTTTTTCCACAccagatgcacacacacaagaaaagaagGTTCCAGTCCAAACTGCCTCCTACGGAGTCCCTGAAAGCACTGAAGACCAGCAGAACTGGTTGATGCATCTATGGCTGGAGCAGTACCAATATGTTGAGAGACAAAAGGCAAATTATGTGCCTGTCCAGGAAGGATCCAAGCGCGTGGCTCCATCCAACACTGCAGGCCTGGTTGATGGACGAGGAGCAACAGTGGGAGAGAGGAATTCACCCAGGGACATGGCCAGGAGGCGGCAGAGCTGGAATAAtactgctgctggctggcagccaGAGGGGCTCCTTGAACATGCATTCACGGGAAAGATTACATCATTTGTGCGGAGTAAGCTGAAGCGGATAAAAACGGTAGGGGCATCCATACTGATTGGCGTGGAGAAGAAAAGTGAGTGA
- the LOC110397092 gene encoding uncharacterized protein LOC110397092 isoform X2, which translates to MADFWGMGFFLSLEDYTYYTIFYRILWNMLIIALFDFVMDLWDRRRERQRMFQHRGNQENSRVWDFPTSSQHSRMHSSAPTLDDDIYEIICQFNRNLDTLISCLEISNKRILEMPEDSDDSTTWVTASEDSCSSRASPCPLSTSGEEMEAPCPHPKTQENLESSIPERKAEQGLSLSDRKQPDVMLVPTVRHLPFMDEAKKSHLEDPNVKMQAPQHLEKSLSEAVLGQKHSRLPHPRRHMRASILSSFQHRHRQARARKSAAQRRGQLRKSFSTPDAHTQEKKVPVQTASYGVPESTEDQQNWLMHLWLEQYQYVERQKANYVPVQEGSKRVAPSNTAGLVDGRGATVGERNSPRDMARRRQSWNNTAAGWQPEGLLEHAFTGKITSFVRSKLKRIKTVGASILIGVEKKSE; encoded by the exons ATGGCTGATTTCTGGGGAATGGGCTTCTTCCTCAGCCTGGAGGATTACACTTATTACACTATTTTCTACCGTATCCTCTGGAATATGCTGATCATAGCATTATTCGACTTCGTTATGGATTTGTGGGATCGGAGG agagagagacagaggatGTTCCAACACAGAGGCAACCAGGAAAATTCTAGAG TTTGGGACTTCCCCACGTCTTCACAGCACTCGAGGATGCA ctcctcagcgCCCACGCTAGATGACGATATCTATGAAATAATCTGTCAGTTCAACAGGAACCTTGATACCTTGATCAGTTGCTTGGAGAT ctcAAACAAGCGCATCTTGGAAATGCCTGAGGACAGCGATGATTCCACCACCTGGGTCACAGCAAGTGAAGACAGCTGCTCTTCAAGGGCATCGCCATGCCCTTTGAGCACCAGTGGCGAGGAAATGGAGGCACCTTGCCCTCACCCGAAAACCCAGGAGAACTTGGAAAGCTCCATCCCAGAAAGGAAAGCGGAGCAGGGACTAAGCCTCAGTGATCGGAAACAGCCTGATGTGATGCTGGTTCCCACGGTGAGGCACCTGCCCTTCATGGATGAGGCTAAGAAAAGTCATCTGGAGGATCCTAATGTGAAAATGCAGGCACCACAGCACCTGGAGAAGAGTTTGTCAGAGGCTGTCCTGGGGCAGAAACATTCCCGGCTTCCCCATCCACGGAGGCATATGAGGGCGTCCATCCTCTCGTCCTtccagcacaggcacaggcaAGCTCGGGCAAGGAAGTCAGCAGCGCAGCGCCGTGGTCAACTTCGAAAATCTTTTTCCACAccagatgcacacacacaagaaaagaagGTTCCAGTCCAAACTGCCTCCTACGGAGTCCCTGAAAGCACTGAAGACCAGCAGAACTGGTTGATGCATCTATGGCTGGAGCAGTACCAATATGTTGAGAGACAAAAGGCAAATTATGTGCCTGTCCAGGAAGGATCCAAGCGCGTGGCTCCATCCAACACTGCAGGCCTGGTTGATGGACGAGGAGCAACAGTGGGAGAGAGGAATTCACCCAGGGACATGGCCAGGAGGCGGCAGAGCTGGAATAAtactgctgctggctggcagccaGAGGGGCTCCTTGAACATGCATTCACGGGAAAGATTACATCATTTGTGCGGAGTAAGCTGAAGCGGATAAAAACGGTAGGGGCATCCATACTGATTGGCGTGGAGAAGAAAAGTGAGTGA